The sequence TTATGATGAGCTAAAACTTCGCTAACTCCTTCAATTATAGAACATGCTAACCCTTTATTCAATAAAGATTCTTTTATCTTAATTGTTTTAAAACCATTAATTGAACGAATATAGCTTCTTACATTGTCAACCGCCTCTTTATCATTTTCATTTTTTGCTGCATCTGAAAAAACAAATAAATCAGTTTTAATTGCAAGTTTATTTTTTTTTAAAGCTTCTACTGTTTTCTTTAAAGTATCAATTCGCTTATAAGTAAAAAGTACAACAGGTGCTAATTCCGTCATTCCTATGAGATTTTTTTATACAATTTTGGACTAATCATTTTTGCGTATGCTTTAATCGCAAAAACAATCCATCTGATTCCCCAAAATTTATTTCTAAATTTTATATACTCTTTAATATTTAAGCCCCTCGGTGAATGAAATAATTCCCATCGTTTTCTTATCGAAAAAGTCGGATTACACCAACCAGGAATCCCCTCATTAGGTGGACAGGTTGCGATAAAATCATTTGTAGTATAACAGCCGAAGCCCGATTTTAACGCACGTAATCCATAATCAAAATCACCCATTCCATGAGTATAATCATTAGATAAGTTACCCAATTCTTCGTAAACTTTTTTAGGAACAAGTACAGCATTCCCATTTATATATTTACATCTTTGTAAATTTCCGTTGGGTATTACTGGACCGTCATCGGTTCTTCCACCATATGAAAAAATATTTTTATCTGCCGCAATTCTACATGCAGACGTTAATATTACATCTTTCTTTTCGACTTCTACAGCGACTTTATAAGTTTTAATTAAATTTAATAATGCATTTTCATCTAAAATAGTATCATCATTTAACCAAAAATAAAAATCAAATTCTTTTGTTTCAAAAGCAGTTTTCCAAGCCAAACGCATTCCTTGATTCCA comes from Flavobacterium sp. KACC 22761 and encodes:
- a CDS encoding glycosyltransferase family 2 protein, with the translated sequence MFYIPTIAVLLTCHNRKDKTINCLQNVYAQKGINIDFKFDIFLVDDGSIDGTKLAITTNFPAVNIIEGNGNLYWNQGMRLAWKTAFETKEFDFYFWLNDDTILDENALLNLIKTYKVAVEVEKKDVILTSACRIAADKNIFSYGGRTDDGPVIPNGNLQRCKYINGNAVLVPKKVYEELGNLSNDYTHGMGDFDYGLRALKSGFGCYTTNDFIATCPPNEGIPGWCNPTFSIRKRWELFHSPRGLNIKEYIKFRNKFWGIRWIVFAIKAYAKMISPKLYKKIS